In one Nicotiana tomentosiformis chromosome 6, ASM39032v3, whole genome shotgun sequence genomic region, the following are encoded:
- the LOC138893488 gene encoding uncharacterized protein — translation MRDFPKLMRGEPPQISQTLPVPQGLQTSQAMITVPVATPPAPPARGGEQLVQVYIRAIVMLHGIPMDGQSERTIQILEYMLRACVMDFRDAWDLFLPLAEFAYNNNYRSSIHMAPYEALYGRRFQSLVGWFEPGEARLFDIDLVQDALERVKLIHDRLHTTQSRQKSYADQKVRDVAFMKYHCDPSHMLNFSSVQLDKDLSYVEEPVAILDRQVRKLRWKSIASVNVQWRGHPDKEATWDIEHDMRNHYPHLFTTLGMSRYSLED, via the exons atgaGGGATTTCCCCAAACTTATGAGGGGTgaacctccacagatttctcagacCCTACCTGTTCCACAGGGCCTACAGACTTCTCAAGCCATGATTACTgtaccagttgccactccacctgcaccgccagctagaggtggag agcagctggttcaggtttacattcgcgcgATTGTCatgcttcatggcataccg atggatggacagtctgagcgtactattcaaatattggaatatatgcttcgtgcgtgtgtaatGGATTTTAGGGATGCTTGGGATctgttcttgccacttgcggagtttgcttacaacaacaactaccgatcgagcattcatatggctccgtatgaggccttatatgggaggcggtttcagtctctagtgggttggttcgagccgggggaggctaggctatttGATATAgacctggttcaggatgctttggaaaggGTTAAATTGATACATGATCGACTTCATACaacccagtctagacagaagagttatgcggatcagaaggttcgtgatgttgcattcatg aagtatcactgCGATCCATCTCATATGTTaaacttcagctcagtccaattggataaggatctatcttatgttgaggagccagtggctattttggacagacaagttagaaagttgagatgGAAGAGCATTGCTTCGGTAaatgttcagtggaggggtcatccggacAAGGAGGCGACATGGGatatcgagcatgatatgcgcaaccattatcctcatcttttcaccactttaggtatgtctcgaTACTCGCTCGAGGactaa